A genomic region of Desulfobacterales bacterium contains the following coding sequences:
- a CDS encoding phosphopantetheine-binding protein: MPMKTNIEEIILHVARVMIDELKLEDITPEGFDPDIDLVDEIGIDSMDLATVALVLRDHYAIRIEEDDYPKLTNVRLIAEYIEQKLSEKSVAAAN; encoded by the coding sequence ATGCCCATGAAAACGAATATCGAAGAAATCATTCTGCATGTTGCCCGTGTCATGATCGATGAGCTCAAACTCGAAGACATCACCCCGGAAGGGTTCGACCCCGACATTGATCTGGTTGATGAAATCGGAATTGACAGCATGGACCTGGCAACGGTTGCGCTGGTCTTGCGGGACCACTATGCGATTCGAATCGAGGAAGACGATTATCCCAAACTGACCAATGTGCGATTGATTGCCGAGTATATCGAACAAAAGCTGAGCGAAAAGTCGGTGGCCGCGGCCAATTAG
- a CDS encoding radical SAM protein, whose product MMSRISGNQTGKETNSFRKEWKFSEILAERGVRERWEKVRKYFFLRESTYDMSNRCNIRCEGCYYYEGDKQFAAENKNPDSWRRLMQAEKARGITYVVLAGAEPSLAPDLCRICFKEFPLGSIATNGLKAIPADINFKIHISVWGNDDTSARVRSAKNMLIRQIENYRGDPRAVFVYTFTSNNIDQVHEVAAILAEHGCKLTFNVFSAPVGYRGDLRHTPETLGETRKAMMDLLTAYPGNVLFSPYNAVAHTHRKGLHDLYGCSYPRRNASTDIGLGRSFRQYRTDLNWDRAAACCVPDTDCDDCRHYAAGSAVVTARMFRHAGDPQTFKSWLDYVDTYLSVWVMDYHKGANLSDRMAAPPENEIF is encoded by the coding sequence ATGATGAGCCGTATTTCCGGCAATCAGACCGGTAAAGAAACAAACAGTTTCAGGAAAGAGTGGAAATTTTCTGAAATTCTGGCCGAACGGGGCGTCCGGGAGCGGTGGGAGAAGGTCAGAAAATATTTTTTTCTGCGGGAATCCACCTATGACATGTCCAACCGCTGCAACATCCGCTGCGAAGGCTGCTATTATTACGAGGGGGACAAACAGTTTGCCGCTGAAAACAAGAACCCGGATAGCTGGCGCAGGCTCATGCAGGCTGAAAAAGCCCGGGGCATCACCTATGTCGTTCTGGCGGGGGCGGAGCCGTCCCTTGCCCCCGATCTTTGCAGGATCTGTTTCAAGGAATTTCCGCTGGGATCCATCGCCACCAACGGCCTGAAGGCCATCCCGGCGGACATCAACTTTAAAATACATATTTCAGTCTGGGGCAATGATGACACCAGCGCCAGGGTCCGCAGCGCCAAAAACATGCTGATCCGGCAGATCGAAAACTACCGCGGCGACCCAAGGGCGGTTTTCGTATACACCTTTACCAGCAACAATATCGATCAGGTCCATGAAGTGGCCGCGATCCTGGCCGAACATGGCTGCAAACTGACGTTTAACGTGTTTTCGGCACCGGTGGGATATCGCGGCGATTTGCGCCATACACCTGAAACGCTCGGGGAGACCCGCAAGGCCATGATGGACCTTTTAACGGCATATCCCGGAAACGTGCTGTTTTCGCCCTATAACGCCGTGGCCCACACCCATCGGAAAGGACTGCATGATCTCTACGGCTGTTCCTATCCGCGCAGGAATGCCTCCACCGATATCGGCCTGGGGCGGTCATTTCGGCAGTACCGCACCGATCTGAATTGGGACAGGGCTGCGGCCTGCTGTGTTCCGGATACCGACTGCGACGATTGCCGCCATTATGCCGCCGGCAGTGCGGTGGTTACGGCGCGGATGTTTCGTCATGCCGGCGATCCCCAAACGTTCAAGTCCTGGCTGGATTATGTGGATACATACCTGTCTGTCTGGGTGATGGACTATCACAAGGGCGCCAACCTTTCCGACCGAATGGCGGCGCCGC